In a single window of the Pseudomonas entomophila genome:
- a CDS encoding LysR family transcriptional regulator gives MEIRHFRYFLAVAQHGHFTRAAEQLGIAPPTLTRQIQDMEAELGVLLFQRSQREVQLTAAGEALRVEAEHAVRQFDAAQLGARRAGRGESGRIELGYVASAAYSGILQQQVSQFAEGYPEVCLNMREVPMLALPALVDEGQLDLAYLRSPMALPDTLSAIALHEEGFVLALPASSRLNELKTIHAARLADETFILPEQISGTLAIAQLGGFAPRLGPQPGSLVAVLTLVSLGQGVAVVPASVVQRISLPQVNYRQIADSQASSWLSLVHRRFEKSPAVMRYIEGVRRGAE, from the coding sequence ATGGAGATCCGTCACTTTCGCTACTTCCTCGCCGTGGCCCAGCACGGCCATTTCACCCGTGCTGCCGAGCAGTTGGGGATCGCCCCGCCGACGCTGACGCGGCAGATCCAGGACATGGAGGCCGAGTTGGGGGTGCTGCTGTTCCAGCGCAGCCAGCGTGAGGTGCAACTGACGGCGGCCGGGGAGGCTTTGCGTGTGGAGGCCGAGCACGCGGTGCGGCAGTTCGATGCCGCACAGCTGGGCGCGCGGCGCGCCGGGCGGGGTGAGAGTGGGCGGATCGAGCTGGGCTATGTGGCCTCCGCGGCTTACTCGGGCATCCTGCAGCAGCAGGTGAGCCAGTTCGCCGAGGGCTACCCCGAGGTGTGCCTGAACATGCGTGAAGTGCCGATGCTCGCGCTACCGGCCTTGGTTGACGAGGGGCAGCTCGACCTCGCCTACCTGCGCTCGCCAATGGCGCTGCCGGACACACTAAGTGCCATCGCCCTGCACGAGGAGGGCTTCGTGCTGGCGTTGCCGGCCAGCTCACGGCTCAACGAGTTGAAGACGATTCACGCCGCGCGCCTGGCTGACGAAACCTTCATCCTGCCGGAGCAGATCTCCGGCACCCTGGCGATCGCCCAACTGGGCGGCTTCGCGCCGCGCCTGGGGCCGCAGCCGGGCAGCCTGGTGGCGGTGCTCACCCTGGTGTCGCTGGGCCAGGGCGTGGCGGTGGTGCCGGCGTCGGTGGTGCAGCGCATCAGCCTGCCGCAGGTCAACTACCGGCAGATCGCCGACAGCCAGGCGAGTTCGTGGTTGAGCCTGGTGCATCGGCGCTTCGAGAAGTCGCCGGCGGTGATGCGCTACATCGAGGGCGTGCGCCGAGGCGCCGAATGA
- a CDS encoding HD domain-containing phosphohydrolase — translation MEEQATPVTVQRPTILLVDDEEPILNSLRRLLRGQPYDVLLASGGEQALALMALHPVDLVMSDARMPSMDGATLLAHVHQRYPAAVRIMLTGYADPGTIIKAVNEGRIHRYISKPWNDDEMLLMLRQALEHQHSERERQRLEALTRKQNAQLKLLNINLEKRVKARTAELQQTADMLDLAYDELKHSYVTGTEVFSMLANLRLPPAKQTNRQIIELVRHYCQVHGMDETTSRDLAMAAALYNIGKLSWPDSMVIAPADLLTHTDRERYRDYPRQSEALLMTLDPLKDAARLILHHQEHWDGSGFPDRLKGEAIPFGARLLKLAVDFTELQRGLILERQLNSDEALLYLQKYAGRVYDPGLLEDFVQVCAAILSDITLMDPLVRMCSTHELVAGMVLARNLSAENGMLLLNAGKVLNGPLVEKLIAFEAMEHGAYRIFVRVPPECDQAPVVPGAAQC, via the coding sequence ATGGAAGAGCAAGCAACGCCCGTCACAGTGCAGCGCCCAACGATATTGCTCGTCGACGACGAGGAACCGATTCTCAACAGCCTGCGCCGGTTGTTGCGCGGCCAGCCGTATGACGTGCTGCTGGCCAGCGGAGGCGAACAGGCCCTGGCACTCATGGCCCTTCACCCGGTGGACCTGGTGATGAGCGACGCGCGCATGCCCTCGATGGATGGCGCCACCTTGCTGGCGCATGTGCATCAACGCTACCCGGCGGCCGTCAGGATCATGCTGACCGGCTACGCCGACCCGGGCACCATCATCAAGGCGGTGAACGAAGGGCGTATCCATCGCTACATCAGCAAGCCCTGGAACGACGACGAAATGCTGCTGATGTTGCGTCAGGCGCTGGAGCACCAGCATTCGGAACGGGAGCGTCAGCGCCTGGAGGCCCTGACGCGCAAGCAGAATGCGCAACTGAAGCTGCTGAACATAAACCTCGAAAAACGCGTGAAGGCCCGCACCGCCGAGTTGCAACAGACCGCCGACATGCTCGACCTGGCCTACGATGAGCTCAAGCACAGTTATGTCACCGGCACCGAGGTGTTCTCGATGCTGGCCAACCTGCGCCTGCCGCCGGCCAAGCAGACCAACCGGCAGATCATCGAGCTGGTGCGCCACTACTGCCAGGTGCACGGCATGGACGAAACCACCAGCCGCGACCTGGCCATGGCTGCCGCGCTCTACAACATCGGCAAGCTGAGCTGGCCCGACAGCATGGTCATCGCCCCCGCGGACCTGCTGACGCACACGGACCGCGAGCGCTACCGCGACTACCCGCGCCAGAGCGAGGCGCTGCTGATGACCCTGGACCCACTGAAGGATGCCGCCCGCCTGATCCTGCATCACCAGGAGCACTGGGATGGCAGTGGTTTCCCGGACCGCCTCAAAGGCGAAGCCATCCCGTTTGGCGCACGGCTGCTCAAGCTGGCGGTGGATTTCACCGAACTGCAGCGCGGCCTAATTCTCGAACGGCAACTGAACAGTGACGAAGCGCTGCTTTATCTGCAAAAGTACGCCGGGCGCGTGTATGACCCTGGCCTGCTGGAGGATTTCGTCCAGGTCTGCGCGGCGATCCTCAGTGACATCACGCTGATGGACCCGCTGGTGCGGATGTGCTCCACCCACGAACTCGTGGCGGGCATGGTGCTGGCGCGCAACCTCAGCGCCGAGAACGGGATGTTGCTGCTCAATGCCGGCAAGGTGCTGAACGGGCCATTGGTGGAGAAACTGATCGCCTTTGAAGCGATGGAACATGGTGCGTATCGCATTTTTGTCAGAGTCCCGCCGGAGTGCGACCAGGCGCCTGTGGTTCCAGGCGCCGCGCAATGCTGA
- a CDS encoding ATP-binding protein: protein MSDLSNRRILLIDDMPSIHEDFHKILASANTQTEALDEMEALLFGEQAKAQRPVFELASAYGGEEGLGMLIRGLQARQPYALAFVDMRMPDGWDGAKTIEQLWQHDPHLQVVVCTAYSDYSWDELLDRLQAHDRLLILKKPFDNIEVQQMASTLLTKWEMTQRASLQMHQLEQRVEQRTHELRQAGEALQREIDERKQLESQLVQSEKLASLGQMAAGVAHEINNPIGFVSSNLGTLEGYFKQLLTLLDAYREAEPALGNGALAQQLQRLREQTELGFLSEDIPVLISETKDGIGRVSQIVKDLKDFSRVDSTQQWQWANLQQGIDSTLNIVASELKYKADVIKQYQPLPEIECLPSQINQVIMNLVLNAAQAMGPARGTITLTTAQQGDQVWVEVTDTGMGIAPENLQKIFDPFFTTKPVGQGTGLGLSLSYGIVKKHGGDITVASQVGVGTTFRVQLPVRQKADC, encoded by the coding sequence ATGAGCGACTTGTCCAACCGCCGTATCCTGCTGATCGACGACATGCCGTCGATCCACGAGGATTTTCACAAGATCCTGGCCTCGGCCAACACGCAAACGGAGGCGTTGGACGAGATGGAAGCCCTCCTGTTCGGCGAGCAGGCCAAGGCGCAACGGCCGGTTTTCGAACTCGCGTCGGCTTACGGCGGCGAGGAAGGCCTGGGCATGCTGATACGCGGTTTGCAGGCGCGCCAACCGTATGCGTTGGCGTTCGTCGACATGCGCATGCCCGACGGCTGGGACGGGGCGAAAACCATCGAGCAGTTGTGGCAGCACGACCCCCACTTGCAGGTGGTGGTGTGTACTGCCTATTCCGACTACTCCTGGGACGAGTTGCTCGATCGGCTGCAAGCCCACGACCGCCTGCTGATCCTGAAAAAGCCCTTCGACAACATCGAAGTGCAGCAGATGGCAAGCACCCTGCTGACCAAATGGGAGATGACCCAGCGCGCCTCGTTGCAGATGCACCAGCTCGAGCAACGGGTGGAGCAGCGCACCCACGAGCTCAGGCAGGCTGGCGAAGCCCTGCAACGGGAAATCGACGAACGCAAACAGCTGGAAAGCCAGCTGGTGCAATCGGAAAAGCTCGCCTCGCTGGGGCAGATGGCGGCCGGCGTGGCCCACGAGATCAACAACCCCATCGGCTTCGTGTCCTCCAACCTCGGCACATTGGAGGGGTATTTCAAGCAGCTGTTGACCCTGCTCGACGCCTATCGCGAGGCCGAGCCGGCGTTGGGCAACGGCGCGCTCGCGCAGCAACTGCAACGCTTGCGCGAGCAGACCGAACTGGGCTTTCTCAGCGAAGACATTCCCGTGCTGATCAGCGAAACCAAGGACGGGATCGGCAGGGTGAGCCAGATCGTCAAGGACCTGAAGGACTTTTCACGGGTCGACAGCACGCAACAGTGGCAGTGGGCCAACCTGCAGCAAGGGATCGACTCGACGCTGAACATCGTCGCCAGCGAGCTCAAGTACAAGGCCGATGTCATCAAGCAGTACCAACCGTTGCCCGAGATCGAGTGCCTGCCGTCGCAGATCAACCAGGTCATCATGAACCTGGTGCTCAACGCCGCGCAGGCCATGGGGCCGGCGCGCGGCACCATCACGTTGACCACCGCCCAGCAAGGCGACCAGGTATGGGTCGAGGTAACGGACACGGGCATGGGGATAGCCCCGGAGAACCTGCAGAAGATCTTCGATCCTTTTTTCACCACCAAGCCCGTGGGGCAAGGCACCGGGCTGGGCCTGTCGCTGTCCTACGGCATCGTGAAGAAGCACGGTGGCGACATCACGGTGGCGAGCCAGGTGGGCGTGGGGACGACGTTTCGCGTTCAGCTACCGGTCAGGCAGAAAGCGGATTGTTGA
- a CDS encoding DAHL domain-containing protein: protein MMRRSRRGSFLLLSGAVLAFASMLAFLYLKSGAEQTQVYNETRDLIRQLKQQDALWEAEVLKARVVIASNYDPLVTPLKTMNRLWARFDSLEFEHWHNPSQQWTDARNGFLEALGQKARLVEQFKSHNALLRNSLAFLPAAEDSIQAQLGKVSDPHRPEVHAFATDTYDLLLSALEFAQVTSVDRAAEIDVGLGLLAVNGQGLPENFQTPVKLLSNHVALILREQPIVNRLLEQIEAIPVAERLDDLSRLLDQDQQQVEQNDRRYHFYTLLLSVLLMCSVVGLAVLLFRSFAEVRRVNNALQASNDVLEQRVEARTRELKDAQSELLNAARQSGMAEIATNVLHNVGNVLNSVNTSSDLIARTLRSSKTQGLGKAMQLINAHPDDLGQFLTEDAKGRLLPGYLNQLADAIAQEQRDMAVELERMNKSVDHIKEVVATQQSYAGAKSLPEPLFIHELIEDALRMNTGALTRHHVTVVRDFGPVPQVMGDRHRLLLILINLISNAKYAMSGPGNRQRTMTLGTRVVEGAFLQVSVRDEGEGIAPENLQKIFAHGFTTRKEGHGFGLHSCALAAIEMHGHLTVHSDGPGRGALFTLQIPLVAVMEDA from the coding sequence ATGATGAGGCGCTCCCGGCGTGGCAGTTTTCTGTTGCTCAGCGGCGCGGTGCTTGCGTTCGCCTCGATGCTGGCCTTCCTGTATTTGAAGTCCGGAGCGGAGCAGACCCAGGTCTACAATGAAACGCGCGACCTGATACGCCAACTCAAGCAACAGGATGCCCTGTGGGAAGCCGAAGTGCTCAAGGCCCGGGTGGTCATCGCGAGTAACTACGATCCGCTGGTCACACCGCTCAAAACGATGAATCGCCTCTGGGCGCGCTTCGACAGCCTCGAATTCGAACATTGGCACAACCCATCGCAGCAATGGACCGATGCCCGCAATGGTTTCCTTGAAGCCTTGGGGCAGAAGGCTCGGCTGGTCGAACAATTCAAATCGCACAATGCCTTGCTGCGTAACTCCCTGGCGTTCCTGCCTGCCGCGGAAGACAGTATCCAGGCCCAGCTGGGCAAGGTTTCCGACCCCCATCGACCGGAAGTGCACGCATTCGCGACCGATACCTACGACCTGTTGCTCAGCGCCTTGGAGTTCGCCCAGGTGACCTCCGTGGACAGGGCCGCTGAAATCGACGTGGGGCTGGGGTTGCTGGCGGTCAACGGGCAAGGCTTGCCGGAGAATTTCCAGACTCCGGTCAAGCTCTTGAGCAACCACGTCGCCTTGATCCTGCGCGAGCAACCGATCGTCAACCGCCTGCTGGAGCAGATCGAGGCGATACCCGTCGCCGAGCGGCTGGACGACCTCAGCCGCCTGCTGGATCAGGATCAGCAGCAGGTCGAGCAGAATGACCGCCGGTACCACTTCTACACGCTGTTGCTTTCGGTGCTGCTGATGTGCTCGGTGGTGGGCCTGGCGGTGCTGTTGTTCCGCAGCTTTGCCGAGGTGAGGCGGGTGAACAACGCGTTGCAGGCGAGCAACGACGTATTGGAGCAGCGGGTCGAGGCGCGCACCCGCGAGCTCAAGGATGCCCAGAGCGAGCTGCTCAATGCCGCGCGTCAATCCGGCATGGCGGAAATCGCCACCAATGTCCTGCACAACGTCGGCAATGTGCTCAACAGCGTGAACACCTCGTCGGACCTGATTGCCCGCACCCTGCGCAGCAGCAAGACCCAAGGGCTGGGCAAGGCCATGCAGCTGATCAACGCACACCCCGACGACCTTGGGCAGTTTCTCACCGAGGACGCGAAGGGCAGGTTGTTGCCCGGCTACCTCAACCAGCTGGCCGACGCCATTGCCCAGGAGCAGCGCGACATGGCCGTGGAGCTGGAGCGGATGAACAAGAGTGTCGACCACATCAAGGAGGTGGTGGCGACCCAGCAATCCTACGCCGGTGCCAAGAGCCTGCCCGAACCGCTGTTCATCCATGAACTCATCGAGGATGCCCTGCGCATGAACACGGGGGCGCTGACCCGCCATCACGTGACGGTGGTGCGCGACTTCGGGCCGGTACCCCAGGTCATGGGCGACCGGCATCGCCTGTTGCTGATCCTGATCAACCTGATCAGCAACGCCAAATATGCCATGTCCGGCCCTGGCAACCGCCAACGGACCATGACCCTGGGCACACGGGTGGTGGAGGGGGCATTTTTGCAAGTGAGCGTCAGGGATGAAGGCGAGGGCATCGCCCCGGAGAACCTGCAGAAGATCTTTGCCCACGGCTTCACCACCCGCAAGGAAGGCCATGGCTTCGGCCTGCACAGTTGCGCCTTGGCCGCCATCGAAATGCATGGCCACCTTACCGTCCATAGCGACGGCCCCGGCAGGGGCGCGCTATTCACCCTGCAGATCCCGCTGGTCGCGGTCATGGAGGATGCATGA
- a CDS encoding cytochrome-c peroxidase — protein MIVQRICRYISLRRHLHVSWRCLCLLMLLGLAIGAAAEPLNEPLKPLPDTPRLDPKRVELGRQLFNDPRLSLDNKLSCASCHRPDKYGADDRAFSPGVDGLPLAVNTPTVLNASLNFRQFWDGRVESLEEQGNAVVTSAHEMGGDWRFIVKRIQGDGALAQQFAAAYPDAVTKANILAALADYERTLLTHGARFDQYLLGNTGILSLQEKYGYQRFKDYGCISCHQGVNIGGNMFQKFGVFEDYIAARGNPTEADQGRFNVTGDEADRGVFKVPSLRNVAMTAPYFHDGSAATLEAAVDVMFKYQLGREPSEEDRTLIVLFLKTLTGEQAGQP, from the coding sequence ATGATCGTACAAAGGATCTGTCGGTACATTTCCCTCAGGCGCCACCTGCACGTGTCCTGGCGCTGCCTGTGCCTGCTCATGCTGCTGGGCCTGGCCATCGGCGCAGCGGCCGAGCCGTTGAACGAGCCGCTCAAACCCCTGCCGGATACCCCCAGGCTGGACCCCAAGCGTGTCGAGCTGGGCCGCCAATTGTTCAATGACCCCCGGTTGTCGCTCGACAACAAGCTGTCCTGCGCCAGTTGTCATCGGCCCGACAAGTACGGCGCCGACGACCGTGCTTTCTCGCCGGGGGTCGATGGGCTGCCGCTGGCGGTCAATACACCGACGGTACTCAACGCCAGCCTCAACTTCCGCCAGTTCTGGGACGGGCGGGTCGAGTCGCTGGAGGAACAGGGCAACGCGGTCGTCACCAGTGCCCATGAAATGGGCGGGGACTGGCGCTTCATCGTCAAGCGCATCCAGGGCGACGGCGCCTTGGCCCAGCAGTTCGCCGCCGCCTACCCGGATGCCGTGACCAAGGCCAACATCCTCGCTGCCCTGGCCGACTACGAGCGGACCCTGCTCACCCATGGCGCGCGCTTCGACCAGTACCTGTTGGGCAATACCGGCATCCTTAGCCTGCAGGAGAAATACGGTTACCAACGGTTCAAGGACTATGGCTGCATTTCCTGCCACCAGGGCGTGAACATCGGCGGCAACATGTTCCAGAAGTTCGGCGTGTTCGAAGACTACATCGCCGCCCGCGGCAACCCGACCGAGGCGGACCAGGGGCGTTTCAACGTCACTGGCGACGAAGCGGACCGTGGGGTGTTCAAGGTGCCGAGCCTGCGTAATGTGGCAATGACCGCGCCGTATTTCCATGATGGCTCGGCAGCCACCCTCGAGGCGGCCGTCGATGTGATGTTCAAGTATCAGCTGGGGCGCGAGCCGAGCGAGGAAGACCGGACATTGATCGTGCTCTTCCTCAAGACCCTCACCGGTGAACAGGCAGGGCAGCCATGA
- a CDS encoding MFS transporter gives MPTTSASARFTLFTASAVCALIILDTNIVAVSLPSIARDLSGSFADIEWVVSAYLLAFAACLLPAGSLADRFGRRRMLLLGLGLFGAASLACGAAPDLLLLNLARAAKGVGAALLLTAALAAIGHRFHEPEERLRAWAFWGACMGATITFAPLLGGLIASTLGWRWIFYINLPLVAVLALMVLRSVEGSRDTAAARLDPFGSLTFAGSLGYLIWALIDANRVGWDSAPTLGRLVIAAFLFGVFVMVERSQARPMIDLALMRSGRFIGALLGMFAYAACAQVMMTLLPLYLQNGLQLSALAAGAGMLPFALAMLLTPRVGMRLAKRLSAAQVFALGLLLVGMGNLACAWAVGHGGYGAFALASLVLGAGAGLLNGDTQKNIMACVPRERTGMASGLSTTTRFTAIVLAIGVLGGILAGRSAQLLREAMVGVAPEALDKVGEMATRVAAGDLQAALGVLEPGLRGVVAPLAQQAFVGGFSAVLQVAGVMALVLAVVVGGLLGRPLPKAQGQIAQA, from the coding sequence ATGCCCACCACCAGCGCCTCGGCGCGTTTTACCCTGTTCACCGCTTCGGCCGTGTGCGCCCTGATCATCCTCGACACCAACATCGTCGCCGTCAGCCTGCCGAGCATCGCCCGCGACCTGTCCGGCTCGTTCGCCGACATCGAATGGGTGGTCAGCGCCTACCTACTCGCCTTCGCCGCCTGCCTGCTGCCTGCCGGCAGCCTCGCCGACCGCTTCGGCCGCCGACGCATGCTGCTGCTCGGGCTGGGGCTGTTTGGTGCAGCCTCGCTGGCCTGCGGCGCCGCGCCGGACTTGCTATTGCTCAATCTCGCCCGCGCGGCGAAAGGCGTGGGTGCGGCGCTGTTGCTCACTGCTGCCCTGGCCGCCATCGGGCATCGCTTCCACGAGCCCGAGGAGCGCTTGCGTGCCTGGGCCTTCTGGGGCGCCTGCATGGGCGCGACCATCACCTTTGCGCCGCTGCTCGGTGGCCTGATCGCCAGCACCCTTGGTTGGCGTTGGATCTTCTACATCAACCTGCCATTGGTGGCTGTGCTGGCGCTGATGGTGCTGCGTAGCGTGGAAGGGTCCCGCGACACCGCCGCTGCCCGGCTCGATCCCTTCGGCAGCCTGACCTTCGCCGGCAGCCTGGGGTACCTGATCTGGGCGCTGATCGACGCCAACCGCGTGGGTTGGGACAGTGCGCCTACCCTCGGACGACTGGTGATCGCGGCGTTCCTGTTCGGGGTGTTCGTGATGGTCGAGCGCAGCCAGGCGCGGCCGATGATCGACCTGGCTTTGATGCGCAGCGGGCGGTTTATCGGGGCATTACTGGGGATGTTTGCCTACGCCGCGTGTGCCCAGGTGATGATGACCTTGCTGCCGCTGTACCTGCAGAACGGCTTGCAGCTTTCGGCGCTGGCCGCCGGGGCGGGGATGTTGCCGTTTGCACTGGCGATGTTGCTGACCCCACGGGTGGGGATGCGCCTCGCCAAGCGGCTGAGCGCGGCGCAGGTGTTTGCGTTGGGGTTGTTATTGGTGGGGATGGGTAACCTGGCCTGTGCCTGGGCGGTCGGCCACGGTGGGTACGGCGCTTTCGCCCTGGCCAGCCTGGTGCTTGGCGCGGGGGCAGGGCTGCTTAATGGGGATACGCAGAAGAACATCATGGCGTGCGTGCCGCGTGAGCGGACGGGGATGGCTTCGGGGTTGAGTACTACCACGCGGTTTACGGCGATTGTGCTGGCGATTGGGGTGCTTGGGGGGATTCTGGCGGGGCGGAGTGCGCAACTGCTGCGTGAGGCGATGGTTGGGGTGGCGCCTGAGGCGCTAGATAAGGTGGGGGAGATGGCTACTCGGGTGGCGGCGGGGGATTTGCAGGCGGCGTTGGGGGTGCTGGAGCCGGGGTTGCGTGGGGTGGTGGCACCGTTGGCGCAGCAGGCTTTTGTTGGTGGGTTTTCGGCGGTGTTGCAGGTCGCGGGAGTGATGGCGCTGGTGCTCGCGGTGGTGGTTGGGGGGCTGCTGGGGCGGCCGTTGCCAAAGGCCCAGGGGCAAATCGCTCAGGCATGA